The following are encoded in a window of Phaseolus vulgaris cultivar G19833 chromosome 3, P. vulgaris v2.0, whole genome shotgun sequence genomic DNA:
- the LOC137808399 gene encoding tubby-like F-box protein 2 yields MLRSIVRELKEMRDGTGSTSKRGAESKLRLSRTKSHIAPDVIATTFEFIQQGQWANLPEELLFDIIQRVEESETSWPARAVVVFCASVCKSWRSITKEIVKTPEQCGRITFPISLKQPGPRDSPIQCFIRRSKESSTYLLYFGLVPSENDNNKLLLAAKRIRRATGTDFVISLATDDFSRASNKYVGKLRSNFLGTKFTIYDSQPPRDAAIQPNCQSNRRFHSKQVSPRVPACSYLVSTVSYELNVLCTRGPRRMHCVMNSIPVSAIQEGGNAPTPTSFPQIFDEPFSPSPAAKEKVPVPDLNSASLSEPPISSQVSTEQLALKNKAPRWHEQLQCWCLNFKGRVSVASVKNFQLVAAVDPSHNISAEEQDKVILQFGKIGKDIFTMDYRYPLSTFQAFAICLSSFDTKPACE; encoded by the exons ATGTTGAGAAGCATAGTCCGTGAACTCAAGGAGATGAGAGATGGAACAGGAAGCACGTCTAAGCGGGGTGCAGAAAGCAAGCTTCGACTCAGTCGTACAAAGTCACATATTGCTCCAGATGTTATTGCAACTACATTTGAATTTATTCAACAGGGACAATGGGCAAATCTTCCAGAAGAATTGCTTTTTGACATAATCCAGAGGGTTGAAGAGAGTGAAACATCTTGGCCTGCCCGTGCTGTTGTTGTCTTCTGTGCTTCTGTATGTAAATCATGGAGGTCTATTACAAAAGAGATTGTCAAGACTCCTGAACAATGTGGAAGGATCACATTTCCTATTTCATTGAAGCAG CCCGGTCCACGTGATTCTCCAATACAGTGCTTTATCAGGAGGAGCAAAGAAAGTTCTACATATCTGTTGTACTTTGGCCTGGTTCCAT CAGAGAATGACAATAACAAGTTGTTATTAGCGGCCAAAAGGATAAGAAGGGCAACAGGCACTGATTTTGTCATATCCTTGGCCACAGATGATTTTTCTCGAGCCAGCAATAAATATGTTGGTAAACTGAG GTCTAATTTTTTGGGTACCAAGTTCACCATATATGACAGTCAACCTCCCCGTGATGCTGCAATTCAACCAAATTGTCAATCTAATAGGAGATTTCATTCTAAGCAGGTGTCACCAAGAGTTCCAGCTTGTAGCTACCTTGTTAGCACAGTTTCCTACGAGCTGAATGTCCTTTGCACTAGAGGGCCAAGAAGAATGCATTGCGTCATGAACTCTATACCCGTCTCAGCAATTCAGGAAGGGGGCAACGCCCCAACTCCAACTTCTTTCCCTCAAATATTTGATGAACCTTTTTCTCCATCACCAGCAGCGAAAGAAAAAGTTCCAGTCCCCGATTTAAACTCTGCAAGCTTATCAGAGCCACCAATATCGAGCCAAGTCTCAACTGAGCAATTAGCACTGAAAAACAAGGCTCCAAGATGGCATGAGCAGCTACAGTGCTGGTGCCTAAACTTCAAAGGTCGTGTGTCTGTGGCTTCTGTTAAGAACTTTCAGCTTGTAGCTGCTGTTGATCCGTCACATAACATTTCTGCTGAGGAGCAAGACAAGGTAATCCTGCAGTTTGGAAAGATTGGAAAAGACATATTCACCATGGATTACCGTTATCCACTCTCTACCTTTCAAGCGTTTGCCATCTGCTTGAGTAGCTTTGACACTAAACCAGCCTGCGAATGA
- the LOC137808397 gene encoding anaphase-promoting complex subunit 10, translating to MAAESSEGEEETKLSGGNQLLMVDDDLTEMGKKAAWSVSSCKPGNGVSSLRDDNLETYWQSDGAQPHLVNIQFQKKVRLQLIVLYVDFKLDESYTPSKVSIRAGDGFHNLKEIKTVELVKPTGWIYLSLSGVDPRDTFVNTFMLQIAVLSNHLNGRDTHVRQIKVYGPRPNPIPHQPFQFTSREFITYSSIR from the exons ATGGCAGCAGAATCATCAGAGGGCgaagaagaaacaaagttgaGCGGAGGAAACCAATTGCTGATGGTTGACGATGACTTAACGGAGATGGGGAAAAAAGCCGCTTGGAGCGTCAGTTCTTGCAAACCCGGTAACGGTGTTTCCTCTCTCCGTGACGATAACCTCGAAACCTATTGGCA ATCCGACGGAGCGCAACCCCATTTGGTTAATATTCAGTTTCAGAAGAAAGTTAGACTTCAA CTAATTGTGCTGTACGTGGATTTCAAGCTGGACGAGAGTTACACGCCTAGCAAAGTTTCCATCCGTGCCGGTGATGGGTTTCACAACTTGAAG GAGATTAAGACCGTGGAACTTGTGAAGCCAACTGGGTGGATCTATCTATCGTTGTCTGGAGTTGATCCTAG GGATACCTTTGTGAACACTTTCATGTTGCAAATTGCTGTGTTGTCAAACCATCTCAATGGAAGGGATACTCATGTGCGGCAAATCAAAGTTTATGGGCCTCGACC gaatcctattccacaccaGCCATTTCAATTTACTTCAAGGGAGTTCATCACCTACTCTTCTATAAGATGA
- the LOC137808396 gene encoding U-box domain-containing protein 5-like, producing the protein MGTDGSELVETLPNPSSFKVHRAMCTELRKLVARILRIIPRIEEARPCGMQALCLLNSAIDKAAQLLLYCSESSKLYLAMTGDSILSKCQKARKSIVKNLVQILNMVPVMLAAEISLLIGDLECVTFGLNSAEEAAGKVLKQLLQQDSSTSDNDSMEESEIKHFQFVAARLSITSSSAILIEKRSIQKLLKQVRPNKQQKEIVLKNLLYLLLKHKKSITGEQIEVYFQSEGPITTENSVHESQSILPVKSGPYLNHDQYRTQANELGRLTPPEEYTCPISLRLMYDPVVIASGETYERMWIQKWFDEGNTICPKTKKKLEHMALTPNVVFKDLILKWCETNGVSIPDPNRQVQHLHSWEASFNSIKSFGSSLYDLNFQMDLSNLSLGSLETSYNSDSFHAKANHGLDLILNKTGANSPRHQSHAGIHDVVLMPLSKLHERQWKSQCQLIEDMKIDFKCNNHTLCSVPSENFIDPLTRFLSTACERHDVKALRSGTKLLLEFMKCCRNGMTNLSEDTCIMLASLLDTDVIGEALTIMGELAGNWCEKANIAASTVLTSISKILDLGSKEFQGKAIKIMLNFSSNSQICHYMVSLGCIPKLLPFFEDKTLSRDCIHILKNLCDTEEGRVSVVETKGCIYSVVEILGTGSDEEKEPALDILLSLCSQRVEYCQMIMDEGIIPSLVDISNSGSDMAKAFALELLRLLRTEFEDEDSYEPNFNASQESTNLYQEKKSPKKPSILKRLSIFSKSSSVAPKNKR; encoded by the exons ATGGGAACTGATGGCAGTGAACTGGTAGAGACATTACCAAATCCTTCCTCTTTTAAG GTGCATCGTGCAATGTGCACGGAACTCAGGAAATTAGTTGCTAGAATCTTGCGGATAATTCCACGTATAGAAGAAGCACGTCCTTGCGGAATGCAGGCTCTGTGTTTGCTCAACAGTGCAATTGACAAAGCCGCACAACTACTACTATACTGCTCTGAATCTAGTAAACTCTACCTG GCAATGACAGGGGATTCCATACTCTCAAAATGCCAGAAGGCAAGAAAATCGATAGTAAAAAACTTAGTCCAGATTCTGAATATGGTTCCGGTGATGTTGGCTGCAGAG ATTTCTCTACTAATTGGTGATCTTGAGTGTGTTACATTTGGCCTCAACTCAGCGGAAGAAGCAGCTGGGAAGGTTTTGAAACAATTGCTCCAGCAAGATTCTTCAACATCAGATAATGATTCAATGGAAGAATCTGAAATAAAACATTTTCAGTTTGTAGCAGCAAGACTTAGTATTACATCCTCATCGGCCATCTTAATAGAGAAACGATCGATTCAGAAGTTGCTAAAACAAGTCAGACCAAATAAACAGCAAAAAGAGATTGTCTTGAAAAATCTTTTGTATCTCCTTCTAAAGCACAAAAAATCAATCACCGGAGAACAAATTGAGGTCTATTTCCAAAGTGAAGGACCAATCACAACTGAGAACTCAGTTCACGAGTCTCAAAGCATCCTTCCTGTCAAGTCAGGCCCATACTTGAACCATGATCAATATAGGACTCAGGCCAATGAGTTGGGCAGACTTACACCTCCTGAGGAATATACATGCCCAATATCTTTAAGGTTGATGTATGACCCTGTTGTCATTGCTTCAGGAGAAACATATGAAAGGATGTGGATACAAAAGTGGTTTGATGAGGGTAATACTATATGCccgaaaacaaaaaagaaactGGAACATATGGCATTGACTCCAAATGTTGTCTTCAAGGACCTAATATTAAAGTGGTGTGAAACTAATGGAGTCTCCATTCCTGACCCAAATAGACAAGTGCAACATTTGCATTCATGGGAAGCTTCCTTCAATTCCATTAAGAGTTTTGGAAGTTCTTTGTATGATTTAAACTTCCAAATGGATCTTAGTAACTTGTCACTTGGATCTTTAGAGACCAGTTATAATTCAGATTCCTTTCATGCTAAGGCCAATCATGGCTTAGATTTGATATTGAACAAGACCGGTGCCAATTCTCCCAGGCATCAATCTCATGCAGGGATTCATGATGTTGTTCTGATGCCCTTGTCTAAACTCCATGAACGTCAATGGAAATCTCAATGCCAACTCATTGAAGATATGAAAATAGATTTCAAATGCAATAACCATACTCTTTGCTCTGTGCCATCTGAGAATTTCATTGACCCACTCACGAGATTTCTGAGCACTGCCTGTGAGAGACATGATGTAAAAGCTCTGAGATCTGGAACTAAATTGCTGTTGGAATTTATGAAGTGCTGCCG CAATGGTATGACCAATTTAAGTGAAGATACATGCATTATGTTGGCAAGTCTTCTTGACACAGACGTGATTGGTGAAGCTCTTACCATAATGGGAGAGTTGGCAGGAAACTGGTGTGAGAAAGCTAACATTGCTGCTTCCACTGTACTCACTTCTATTTCAAAGATCCTTGATTTGGGTAGCAAAGAGTTCCAAGGAAAAGCTATTAAAATAATGCTTAATTTTTCATCCAATAGTCAAATTTGTCACTACATGGTATCTCTCGGATGCATCCCAAAATTACTGCCATTTTTTGAAGATAAAACCCTTTCAAGAGACTGTatacatattttgaaaaacctttgtGATACTGAAGAGGGTAGGGTTTCTGTGGTTGAAACAAAAGGATGCATATATTCTGTTGTTGAAATACTTGGGACTGGCAGTGATGAGGAAAAAGAACCGGCACTTGATATTCTACTCTCTTTATGCTCTCAACGTGTGGAATACTGTCAGATGATTATGGATGAGGGGATTATTCCTTCTCTTGTGGACATCTCCAATTCAGGAAGTGATATGGCAAAGGCTTTTGCACTTGAACTACTACGTCTTTTGAGGACGGAGTTTGAGGATGAAGACTCCTATGAGCCAAATTTCAATGCCTCTCAAGAATCTACCAATCTCTATCAAGAAAAGAAATCACCAAAGAAACCTTCCATTTTGAAGAGACTATCAATCTTCTCAAAATCCAGTTCAGTTGCACCAAAAAACAAGAGATGA